A window of Vibrio ishigakensis contains these coding sequences:
- a CDS encoding sucrose-specific PTS transporter subunit IIBC, which produces MNYPVIAKQLLEMLGGKENLSALAHCATRLRLAVKDDSLIQEDAIDNLEGVKGQFKVAGQYQIIFGSGIVNQVHAEMAKLTGMTEMSTSEVASAGSEKQNIVQRAVKGLSDIFVPIIPAIVAGGLLMGIFNLLTAPGLFLEGQSLIDANPGLADLAAMINTFANAPFVYLPVLLAFSASKKFGGNPFLGAALGMLMVHPDLLNGWGFGGASVSGTIPTWNIFGFEIQKVGYQGSVLPVLVSAFILAKVENGLRKVIPSVLDNLLTPMLAIFITGFLTFTLVGPITRDAGFLLGDGLNWLYDSAGFIGGALFGFIYAPFVITGMHHSFIAIETQLLTDIAVTGGTFIFPIAAMSNVAQGAAALAVGFRTRDTKLKGVAMPSGVTALLGITEPAMFGVNLKLRYPFIAAIIGAATESAYITLFNVKAQALGAAGLPGIISIRPENLTQYVIGMAIAFAVAFGLTLVLGVRHAKKQTKLTAATAS; this is translated from the coding sequence ATGAACTACCCAGTCATAGCAAAACAACTATTAGAAATGCTTGGAGGCAAAGAGAACCTTTCTGCTCTAGCCCACTGTGCAACCCGCCTTCGTCTAGCGGTTAAAGACGACTCTCTGATCCAAGAAGATGCGATCGACAACCTTGAAGGCGTTAAAGGCCAATTTAAAGTAGCGGGTCAATATCAGATCATCTTTGGCTCAGGCATCGTAAACCAAGTTCACGCTGAAATGGCGAAGCTAACGGGCATGACCGAGATGTCTACCAGCGAAGTAGCATCGGCAGGTAGCGAGAAGCAGAACATCGTTCAGCGTGCGGTGAAAGGTCTGTCTGACATCTTCGTTCCTATTATCCCAGCTATCGTGGCGGGTGGTCTATTGATGGGTATCTTTAACCTGTTGACCGCTCCGGGCCTTTTCCTTGAAGGACAATCGCTGATTGATGCCAACCCAGGTCTTGCTGATCTTGCAGCCATGATCAACACCTTTGCTAACGCACCTTTTGTTTATCTACCTGTTCTGTTGGCATTCTCAGCATCGAAGAAGTTTGGCGGTAACCCCTTCCTTGGCGCGGCGCTAGGTATGTTGATGGTGCACCCTGATCTTCTCAACGGCTGGGGCTTTGGCGGCGCATCAGTAAGTGGCACTATCCCGACATGGAACATCTTTGGTTTTGAGATCCAAAAGGTGGGCTATCAAGGCTCTGTTCTACCTGTACTGGTATCGGCGTTTATACTGGCTAAGGTTGAAAACGGCCTACGTAAGGTCATTCCATCGGTGCTCGATAACCTGCTAACACCTATGCTGGCTATCTTCATCACAGGTTTCCTAACCTTTACTCTAGTAGGTCCTATCACGCGCGATGCTGGCTTCCTATTGGGTGATGGCCTGAACTGGCTATATGACTCTGCTGGCTTTATCGGCGGTGCGCTATTTGGCTTTATCTATGCGCCATTCGTTATCACGGGCATGCACCACAGCTTTATCGCAATCGAGACTCAGCTTCTTACAGACATCGCGGTTACTGGCGGTACCTTCATCTTCCCTATCGCAGCTATGTCTAATGTTGCTCAAGGCGCAGCGGCTCTAGCTGTTGGCTTTAGAACTCGCGATACCAAGCTTAAAGGCGTTGCTATGCCATCAGGTGTCACAGCACTTCTAGGTATCACTGAGCCAGCCATGTTCGGTGTAAACCTTAAGCTTCGCTATCCGTTTATCGCGGCTATCATAGGTGCGGCAACCGAAAGTGCATACATCACGCTGTTCAACGTCAAAGCCCAAGCTCTGGGCGCGGCGGGTCTTCCAGGCATCATCTCTATCCGCCCTGAGAACCTAACCCAGTATGTGATTGGTATGGCTATCGCGTTTGCTGTTGCATTCGGCCTAACCCTAGTACTTGGAGTACGCCACGCAAAAAAGCAGACTAAGCTAACCGCTGCAACGGCTAGCTAA
- a CDS encoding ester cyclase — protein sequence MLELGAKELIQSLDKLMYDFDLEKISGFIDHNFAPNAKIQLAHPFETLSNPQALAYEVYQPLLEAVPDLEKRTYISMAGEARGAYWVGVAGYYTGSFLEPWLDIPPTGHQMSMRFHEFYRVEDNKVVEVQALWDIPQLMMQAGVWPMVPSLGWEWNPPAPASNDGLVAGTDIAQAQASLNLVGDMLTGLSKHATGGVEAMELEKYWHEKCSWYGPSGIGTARGIQGFRNWHQIPFLNALPNRRTKEGMGYLFADKNYVGFTAWPGMEMTVSGSGWLGIAPSNKEITMRSLDFWRCENGKIRENWVLVDLLHVYDQLGVDVLGRMRELNKARYRQFDR from the coding sequence ATGCTAGAGCTGGGCGCAAAGGAGCTTATTCAATCCCTTGATAAGCTGATGTATGACTTTGATCTAGAGAAGATCAGTGGCTTTATAGACCACAACTTTGCCCCAAATGCCAAGATACAGCTAGCGCACCCGTTTGAGACGCTTTCTAACCCACAAGCACTGGCTTATGAGGTCTATCAACCACTATTAGAAGCTGTGCCAGATCTAGAAAAACGTACCTATATCTCGATGGCTGGTGAGGCTCGCGGTGCCTACTGGGTGGGCGTGGCTGGCTACTACACAGGTAGTTTTCTCGAACCTTGGCTGGATATTCCGCCAACCGGTCATCAGATGTCGATGCGCTTTCACGAGTTCTATCGCGTTGAAGACAATAAAGTGGTTGAAGTACAAGCCTTGTGGGATATTCCGCAGCTTATGATGCAAGCCGGGGTTTGGCCTATGGTGCCAAGCCTGGGCTGGGAGTGGAACCCGCCAGCGCCGGCCTCCAATGATGGCTTGGTAGCGGGTACTGATATTGCTCAAGCACAGGCGAGCCTTAATCTTGTGGGCGATATGCTAACAGGCCTTTCCAAGCATGCCACAGGCGGTGTTGAGGCGATGGAGCTAGAGAAATACTGGCATGAAAAATGTAGCTGGTATGGGCCATCGGGCATAGGTACCGCACGCGGTATTCAAGGTTTTCGCAACTGGCATCAGATCCCGTTCTTGAATGCCCTGCCAAACAGGCGCACCAAAGAAGGCATGGGGTATCTTTTCGCAGATAAAAACTATGTTGGTTTTACTGCTTGGCCGGGAATGGAGATGACAGTCAGCGGCAGTGGTTGGCTGGGCATTGCGCCAAGTAACAAAGAGATCACTATGCGCAGTCTCGATTTTTGGCGTTGTGAGAACGGCAAGATCCGCGAGAACTGGGTGCTGGTGGATCTTCTGCATGTTTATGATCAGCTCGGCGTCGATGTGCTCGGGCGAATGCGCGAATTGAATAAGGCGCGTTACAGACAATTTGATAGATAA
- a CDS encoding metallophosphoesterase family protein has translation MLKSIFSSLVLVSSVAFAFDAPEPLKGQIRFAIIGDLTGGERDGVFKVASKGIEQMQPDFIMSIGDLIEGGTEDEAQMNSEWATFQNNLGNKGIPFYPAVGNHDISNAKMRTWYEKTIGPRYYHFVYQNSLFIVMDSEDFTDAFFTDLKVKRNQAIEVYKKDPAQFENTEYAKLSQRYYGEISDNQRDYVIDAIQENPNVRWTFIFMHKPVWQNEQEKNFKAIETELMGRNYTVFNGHVHSYQYTQRLGQDYIQLATSGGKIFEDQLVNMDHIMWVGLSGDKPTYLNIKLDGMRDKKGEIPASGQSLCFDNADCK, from the coding sequence ATGCTCAAGTCTATATTCTCCTCTCTTGTTTTAGTTAGCTCAGTGGCCTTTGCGTTCGATGCGCCCGAGCCTCTTAAAGGCCAAATACGTTTCGCCATTATTGGTGACCTTACTGGTGGTGAGCGAGACGGCGTTTTTAAGGTAGCCTCAAAGGGTATCGAGCAGATGCAACCAGATTTCATCATGAGCATCGGTGATCTGATTGAAGGTGGCACCGAAGACGAAGCACAAATGAATAGTGAGTGGGCGACCTTCCAAAATAATCTAGGGAACAAGGGTATCCCGTTTTATCCAGCAGTAGGCAACCACGATATATCCAATGCCAAGATGCGAACCTGGTATGAGAAGACCATAGGTCCCCGCTACTACCACTTTGTATACCAGAATTCGCTGTTTATTGTGATGGACAGTGAGGATTTCACAGATGCCTTCTTTACCGACCTTAAAGTCAAAAGAAATCAGGCTATAGAGGTATATAAGAAAGACCCAGCACAGTTTGAAAATACCGAATATGCCAAGTTAAGCCAGCGCTACTATGGTGAAATTAGCGATAATCAACGTGATTATGTGATTGATGCGATCCAAGAGAACCCTAATGTTCGTTGGACCTTTATCTTCATGCATAAGCCGGTATGGCAGAATGAACAAGAGAAGAATTTCAAGGCCATAGAAACTGAATTGATGGGGCGCAACTACACGGTATTTAACGGTCATGTGCATAGCTATCAATATACTCAAAGGCTAGGGCAGGACTACATCCAACTGGCGACCTCCGGCGGTAAGATCTTTGAAGACCAGCTTGTGAATATGGACCACATAATGTGGGTAGGCCTTTCAGGAGACAAGCCGACTTACCTAAACATCAAACTTGATGGTATGCGTGATAAGAAGGGAGAGATTCCTGCCAGTGGTCAGTCTCTTTGCTTTGATAATGCCGATTGCAAATAA
- a CDS encoding nuclear transport factor 2 family protein, which translates to MSMQGFDPKWKDFPDYILGITSEIWEARGLHTLHEYYSPDIIVRTPQAITVGNKQVINATMEVLAQFPDRTLLGEDVIWSGTPETGMLSSHRIISTATHKATGKRLKFRIIADCHAINNQINDEWLIRDQGAVARQIGIEPKEMALQQIKAEGGAQVFTPDLDVAGPYQSPGNDSPWGLKYAQILESIMAAEFSVIPREYDRACIGEYAGNQTALSHAEIDAFWMSLRSAFPNAEFKIEHCIGLEEQMMSPRAAIRWSLKGKHEGYGAFGEPTGAEVYIMGASHAEFGPWGLRREYVLFDEVAVWRQILAK; encoded by the coding sequence ATGTCTATGCAAGGATTCGATCCAAAGTGGAAAGACTTTCCCGATTATATCTTGGGTATCACCAGTGAGATCTGGGAGGCGCGCGGCCTACATACCCTACACGAATATTACTCACCAGATATTATCGTGCGCACCCCGCAGGCAATCACCGTGGGCAATAAGCAGGTGATAAACGCCACCATGGAAGTGCTGGCACAGTTTCCAGACCGCACCCTGCTTGGCGAGGACGTGATCTGGTCAGGCACACCAGAAACGGGAATGCTCTCTTCGCACCGTATTATCTCCACTGCAACCCACAAGGCGACTGGCAAGCGTTTGAAGTTTCGAATCATTGCCGATTGCCATGCCATCAATAATCAGATTAACGATGAGTGGCTGATTCGAGACCAAGGCGCCGTAGCAAGACAGATAGGTATTGAGCCAAAGGAGATGGCGCTTCAGCAAATTAAAGCTGAGGGTGGGGCGCAGGTGTTTACACCAGATTTGGATGTAGCCGGTCCTTACCAAAGCCCAGGAAACGATAGCCCTTGGGGTTTGAAATATGCTCAGATCCTAGAGTCCATCATGGCGGCCGAGTTTAGCGTTATCCCGAGAGAGTATGACCGCGCCTGTATTGGCGAGTATGCCGGAAATCAAACCGCACTTTCACACGCCGAGATAGACGCTTTCTGGATGAGCCTTCGCTCCGCCTTTCCAAATGCTGAGTTTAAGATAGAGCACTGCATCGGCCTTGAAGAGCAGATGATGTCACCACGTGCGGCGATTCGCTGGTCTCTAAAGGGTAAGCATGAAGGCTATGGTGCGTTTGGTGAGCCAACTGGCGCCGAGGTATATATCATGGGCGCAAGCCATGCAGAGTTTGGGCCTTGGGGTCTTCGCCGAGAGTACGTATTGTTTGACGAAGTGGCGGTTTGGCGTCAGATCTTAGCTAAATAA
- a CDS encoding VF530 family protein, with translation MTIDREGLQNNPLHGLGLEQMVTELVEHYGWDILDTAMRFNCFHTNPSIKSSVKYLRKSDWAREKLEAFYLSRFKRMPRPTEEEKGIPPRMRTFADGIEPREPMKLTVDSILDSQAKAASAYKAAKARNRGKQRR, from the coding sequence ATGACAATCGATAGAGAAGGCTTACAAAACAATCCGCTGCATGGCTTGGGATTGGAACAAATGGTGACTGAGTTAGTGGAACACTACGGCTGGGATATCCTAGATACCGCCATGCGTTTTAACTGCTTTCATACCAACCCTTCGATTAAGAGCAGTGTAAAATATCTGCGTAAAAGTGATTGGGCTCGTGAGAAGCTAGAAGCATTCTATCTGTCTCGATTCAAGCGAATGCCTCGTCCGACAGAAGAAGAGAAGGGCATTCCTCCACGTATGAGAACCTTTGCCGACGGAATTGAACCAAGAGAGCCGATGAAACTCACTGTTGACTCAATTCTGGATTCACAAGCGAAAGCAGCTTCTGCGTATAAGGCTGCCAAGGCTCGAAACAGAGGTAAGCAAAGACGCTAA
- a CDS encoding DUF2301 domain-containing membrane protein, whose amino-acid sequence MANPEHKEELDTLDRLSVIGYRFGISLLAFSYLFLAYISIAQVAASVMSLLAISAALIAANLHIYDKNIRAIIVWSSWVGLLVIAVIGQPLIAQLLFCVTFSGIALKESFCFKVPGLKLIPVFIGLALIGQYFYLDILTAMSALFTGLIFGFLSIKKWQMPLHFDIGNKANYQV is encoded by the coding sequence ATGGCCAATCCGGAACATAAAGAAGAGTTAGATACCCTAGATAGGCTGAGCGTTATAGGGTATCGCTTCGGCATTTCATTACTGGCGTTCTCCTACCTTTTCTTGGCTTATATATCCATCGCGCAAGTCGCTGCTTCAGTGATGAGTTTGCTTGCCATAAGTGCTGCTTTGATTGCCGCTAACCTTCATATCTATGATAAGAATATTCGAGCGATCATAGTGTGGAGTTCATGGGTCGGCTTATTGGTTATTGCTGTCATAGGCCAGCCTCTCATCGCTCAACTGCTTTTCTGCGTTACCTTTTCCGGCATTGCTCTAAAAGAGTCCTTTTGTTTTAAGGTTCCGGGCCTAAAGCTTATCCCTGTTTTTATCGGTTTGGCTCTGATTGGTCAATATTTCTATCTAGACATATTAACGGCGATGAGTGCTTTGTTTACTGGATTAATCTTTGGTTTTTTGAGTATCAAAAAATGGCAGATGCCGCTTCATTTTGATATTGGAAACAAAGCCAATTATCAGGTATAG
- a CDS encoding LacI family DNA-binding transcriptional regulator produces MVSLHDVAKRAGVSKSTVSRVVNDEYGVKQSTKDKVQQAIDELGYQTNLVARDLKSQRTNLVGVIVPRVASNATSQGVDGLSLAFEEAGKQVLLASTQLSYQKEIDFIKLFNQKRVEGIILYATHLDEALVSAISNSQAPVVLVGQDGSLFNIPSIVHDDLRVGFAAGSRLVEAGCENIGFMGVASKDIAVDKLRYQGLEQALMFKNKREPIFHSHGDFSIESGFEQATELLKQYPDLDGLFCATDRIAIGAIKAIEQSDKRVGKDIKVLGVGNDELGFVSSPSLSTFSYTFDKAGESAAKTLLELIDGQPAVTSKVVLSFTAVDRDTC; encoded by the coding sequence ATGGTTAGTCTGCACGACGTTGCAAAACGTGCTGGTGTTTCAAAATCCACCGTTTCTCGAGTCGTCAACGATGAATACGGGGTAAAGCAGAGCACGAAGGACAAGGTGCAGCAGGCGATAGATGAGCTTGGCTACCAAACTAACCTAGTGGCGAGAGATCTCAAGTCTCAGCGCACCAACCTAGTTGGGGTTATCGTGCCGCGCGTTGCCTCAAACGCCACATCACAAGGGGTTGACGGCCTTAGCCTTGCCTTTGAAGAAGCCGGAAAACAGGTGCTACTTGCCAGTACCCAGCTCTCTTATCAAAAAGAGATAGACTTCATTAAGCTATTTAACCAAAAGCGAGTAGAGGGCATCATCTTGTATGCGACACACCTCGATGAAGCCTTGGTATCAGCCATCTCTAACTCTCAAGCACCTGTAGTTTTGGTAGGGCAGGACGGCTCTTTATTTAATATCCCGAGCATAGTGCACGATGACCTAAGGGTAGGCTTTGCCGCGGGCAGTCGCTTGGTGGAAGCAGGCTGTGAGAACATCGGCTTTATGGGCGTAGCCAGCAAAGATATCGCGGTAGATAAACTCAGATACCAAGGGCTCGAACAGGCACTGATGTTTAAAAACAAGCGTGAACCTATCTTCCATAGTCATGGTGACTTCTCTATCGAGTCTGGATTTGAGCAAGCGACTGAGCTGTTAAAACAATATCCTGATCTCGACGGCCTCTTCTGCGCAACAGACCGCATCGCTATTGGTGCGATTAAGGCTATTGAGCAGTCAGATAAGCGCGTCGGCAAAGACATTAAGGTGCTAGGTGTAGGTAACGATGAGCTTGGTTTTGTTTCTAGTCCGTCTCTTTCAACCTTTAGCTATACCTTTGATAAAGCGGGAGAAAGCGCTGCCAAGACCTTGCTTGAGCTTATCGATGGCCAGCCTGCTGTAACGAGCAAGGTAGTACTGAGCTTTACGGCTGTTGATAGGGATACGTGTTAA
- the trhA gene encoding PAQR family membrane homeostasis protein TrhA: MSQSQAQYSVKEEIANSITHGAGMVFGIVGLIMLLIKAIDHSADGLTITSMAIYGSSIIVLFLASTLYHAVPFQRAKRWLKTFDHSAIYLLIAGSYTPFLLVSLRTPLAIGLMIVIWSIALLGIIMKVAFVYRFKRFSLISYMAMGWLSLIVVYQLAMHLEIGGLVLLAVGGLIYSLGVIFYVAKRIPFNHAIWHCFVLAGAVCHFLAIYYYVEPI; encoded by the coding sequence ATGTCGCAGTCACAGGCTCAATATTCAGTAAAAGAAGAGATAGCTAACTCCATTACCCACGGGGCGGGAATGGTATTTGGCATCGTTGGTTTGATCATGCTTTTGATAAAAGCGATAGACCACTCCGCTGATGGTTTAACCATTACTAGTATGGCTATCTACGGCTCGAGCATCATAGTGCTGTTCTTGGCCTCGACTCTCTACCACGCGGTTCCTTTTCAAAGGGCTAAGCGCTGGCTTAAAACCTTCGACCACAGTGCCATCTATCTGCTAATTGCCGGAAGTTACACGCCATTCTTGTTAGTAAGCCTAAGAACTCCGCTAGCGATTGGCTTGATGATAGTAATCTGGAGCATTGCGCTGCTTGGCATCATTATGAAGGTGGCCTTTGTCTATCGCTTCAAGCGTTTCTCTCTCATCTCTTATATGGCCATGGGTTGGCTGTCGTTAATCGTTGTTTATCAACTGGCGATGCACCTAGAAATAGGCGGGTTGGTACTCCTTGCCGTTGGTGGCTTGATCTATTCCTTGGGCGTGATTTTTTATGTGGCTAAGCGCATTCCGTTTAATCATGCCATCTGGCATTGCTTTGTATTGGCGGGCGCGGTATGCCATTTTCTGGCGATTTATTACTATGTCGAGCCAATCTAA
- a CDS encoding glycoside hydrolase family 32 protein, with translation MSNQSQSVLDLVEFCGGQSNLRRVLKAEGQQFIEVVDAGLLTSQTENWVKLDVLGETQVVLPIERQLTDSELLELGTLIDENLRVLADACVQPTECEFSPSWHVAPPQGLLNDPNGFIYHNGEYHLFYQWYPYACVHKDKYWAHLTSKDLINWEWKPLGLTPSDWFDSHGVFSGHALSNGDELMLFYTGNTRIGNERIRQTTQCLAVSENGIDFKKLGPIVPELPPGVTEHIRDPKIVKRGDEWLMFLGAQTTDLKGRLAIYSSADLKQWQFKGLFGEEQGDFGYMWECPDFFELNGESFVVAGPQGIESESKHHTIPHHNGIFKSEFGQDNGIALKEFQNLDMGFDFYAPQSLETPDGRRIMSGWMGLPDEIEHPSNNWVHQLTALRELTYVDGKLIQWPISEIESLRGEKQQFELNEGEAYTGLTSKSFELNVTLEQGGELRLHNSGEQYVSIKLENGTLLLDRTHTQIQQGDTIRELPLASEKVELRILSDNSSLELFVNGGEHVMSARVFTDGQSIKLEKGKASIELYELKSATRPYI, from the coding sequence ATGAGTAATCAGTCACAGTCAGTGCTAGATCTGGTGGAGTTTTGTGGTGGTCAATCTAACCTTCGCCGAGTACTAAAGGCAGAAGGGCAGCAGTTTATTGAGGTTGTAGATGCAGGTCTTCTTACCTCACAAACCGAAAACTGGGTAAAACTGGATGTATTGGGCGAGACTCAGGTTGTTCTTCCTATTGAACGTCAACTAACTGACTCTGAGCTTCTAGAGCTTGGTACCTTGATTGATGAAAATCTGCGAGTGCTCGCTGATGCTTGCGTTCAGCCTACTGAATGTGAATTCAGCCCAAGTTGGCATGTGGCTCCGCCACAAGGTCTACTTAATGACCCAAACGGGTTTATCTACCACAACGGCGAGTACCACCTCTTCTATCAGTGGTATCCATATGCATGTGTGCACAAAGACAAGTACTGGGCACACTTGACCAGTAAAGATCTGATTAACTGGGAGTGGAAGCCGCTAGGGTTAACGCCATCTGATTGGTTCGATAGCCACGGCGTATTCTCAGGCCACGCGCTAAGCAATGGCGATGAGTTGATGCTCTTCTACACCGGAAATACTCGCATCGGTAATGAGCGCATTCGCCAAACCACACAGTGTTTGGCTGTATCTGAAAACGGGATTGATTTTAAAAAGCTCGGTCCAATTGTTCCTGAATTACCCCCAGGTGTGACCGAGCATATTCGCGACCCTAAGATAGTGAAGCGTGGTGATGAGTGGTTGATGTTCCTTGGCGCACAGACTACCGACCTTAAAGGTCGCCTTGCTATCTACAGCTCTGCTGACCTAAAACAGTGGCAGTTCAAAGGCCTGTTTGGTGAAGAGCAGGGTGATTTCGGCTATATGTGGGAATGCCCAGATTTCTTCGAACTAAATGGCGAAAGCTTTGTGGTTGCAGGTCCTCAAGGTATTGAGTCTGAGAGCAAGCACCATACTATCCCTCATCACAACGGCATCTTCAAATCTGAGTTTGGCCAAGACAACGGTATTGCTCTGAAGGAGTTTCAGAACCTAGATATGGGTTTTGACTTCTATGCGCCGCAGTCTTTAGAGACACCAGATGGTCGCCGTATTATGTCCGGTTGGATGGGGCTTCCAGATGAGATTGAACACCCAAGCAATAATTGGGTGCATCAACTGACCGCACTGCGCGAGTTAACTTACGTTGATGGCAAACTTATCCAGTGGCCAATTTCTGAGATTGAATCTCTTCGCGGTGAAAAACAGCAGTTTGAACTTAATGAAGGCGAGGCGTATACCGGCCTAACTAGTAAATCTTTTGAATTGAATGTGACGTTAGAGCAGGGCGGCGAACTTCGTTTGCATAACTCTGGTGAGCAGTATGTGTCTATCAAGCTAGAGAATGGCACTCTGTTATTAGACAGAACCCACACTCAAATCCAGCAAGGCGATACGATCCGTGAGTTGCCGCTTGCAAGCGAGAAAGTAGAATTACGCATCCTTTCCGATAACTCTTCTCTAGAGCTGTTTGTTAACGGCGGCGAGCATGTAATGAGTGCGCGAGTATTTACCGATGGTCAAAGCATCAAACTAGAGAAAGGGAAGGCGAGTATTGAGCTTTATGAGCTCAAGAGTGCAACTAGACCTTATATCTAA
- a CDS encoding ester cyclase — protein sequence MNSPLELRRPEQGVLTKDNDLTKTEETLAVVDAMVDGLNDHDIDNMGLFFAESFRWMGNGGCGFKKDLKEFQENWQRPFQAAFSEKVCTDEARITQGEWCAAFGRQEAVHTGEFMGIAPTGKKVIIRYMDFWKVVDGKIVDNYVMVDFPSVMQQLGVDPFNGGSWEQRDSEENPLYKVGEPIC from the coding sequence ATGAACTCGCCACTAGAACTTCGTCGTCCTGAACAAGGCGTGCTAACTAAGGATAACGACTTAACTAAAACCGAAGAAACCCTAGCTGTTGTGGATGCCATGGTTGATGGCTTGAATGACCATGATATCGATAATATGGGACTTTTCTTTGCTGAGTCCTTCCGCTGGATGGGTAACGGCGGTTGCGGCTTCAAGAAAGACCTAAAAGAGTTTCAAGAAAATTGGCAGCGACCATTCCAAGCAGCGTTTTCTGAGAAAGTCTGTACCGATGAAGCACGCATCACACAAGGTGAATGGTGCGCAGCCTTTGGCAGACAAGAGGCCGTACACACTGGCGAGTTCATGGGCATTGCACCAACGGGTAAGAAGGTCATCATCCGCTACATGGATTTTTGGAAGGTCGTGGATGGCAAGATAGTCGATAACTACGTGATGGTGGATTTCCCAAGTGTGATGCAGCAGCTGGGTGTTGACCCGTTCAATGGTGGCAGCTGGGAGCAGCGTGATAGCGAGGAGAATCCGCTTTACAAAGTGGGAGAGCCAATATGCTAG
- a CDS encoding carbohydrate porin produces MINKFKYSLVAVLTTTALSANAGIKILDNDQGHFSIGGDVELDFNYQDRDSTQGSSSEFNQDGRILVEFSGERYSDSGHFVGVNVESLFRTDGDVGVDDVYLTFGKKDGWAITAGRFEAYDMFPVGLDVFLEYSGDTSNDLYTDGSAYIYQMKEARGRGSDGQIMYNQSFGNLYLELATMIGDRSSLFADSYQGVQVDRDNVKDSFLVRPVVAYQLGDFTLAASMESNLVSDAIVDVNGRDISDRTGYGATVNWANDDWSVNANFAYMDAVDEENMSMGLNAVYKNFGLGHVYATNEYDNSSFAVGDVNVHTTYASYEFKDVLDIQDFGIALGTYYTTVENKTDNMSVFSEDDDFGARVRLTYVF; encoded by the coding sequence ATGATTAATAAATTTAAGTACTCTTTGGTTGCAGTGTTGACGACTACTGCCCTTTCGGCGAATGCTGGCATTAAGATCTTGGACAATGACCAAGGGCACTTTTCTATCGGTGGTGACGTGGAGTTGGACTTCAACTATCAGGATAGAGACTCTACCCAAGGCAGTAGCAGTGAGTTTAACCAAGACGGTCGTATCCTAGTCGAGTTCTCTGGAGAGAGATACAGCGACAGCGGTCACTTCGTGGGCGTGAATGTAGAGTCGCTATTTAGGACCGATGGTGATGTAGGTGTGGATGACGTCTACCTAACCTTCGGTAAGAAAGATGGCTGGGCCATCACTGCTGGTCGCTTCGAGGCTTATGACATGTTCCCTGTTGGGCTAGATGTATTCCTTGAGTATTCGGGCGATACCTCAAACGACCTATATACCGATGGCAGTGCCTATATCTACCAGATGAAAGAGGCGCGTGGCCGTGGCTCTGACGGTCAAATCATGTATAACCAGAGCTTTGGCAATCTGTACCTTGAGCTTGCGACTATGATTGGCGACCGCTCATCTCTATTCGCAGACAGCTATCAAGGCGTTCAAGTGGATAGAGACAATGTGAAAGACTCCTTCTTGGTGCGCCCTGTTGTGGCTTATCAGCTCGGTGATTTTACCTTAGCTGCATCCATGGAAAGCAACCTAGTCAGTGATGCGATAGTTGACGTGAACGGTAGAGATATCTCCGACCGTACCGGTTACGGCGCAACGGTAAACTGGGCGAATGATGACTGGTCTGTCAATGCCAACTTCGCTTATATGGATGCGGTAGATGAAGAGAACATGTCTATGGGTCTAAACGCCGTGTATAAGAACTTTGGCTTAGGGCACGTCTACGCTACCAATGAATACGACAATAGCAGCTTTGCTGTGGGTGACGTGAATGTGCACACCACCTATGCCTCGTATGAGTTTAAAGATGTGCTAGACATTCAAGACTTCGGCATCGCGCTTGGTACTTACTACACCACAGTTGAAAATAAGACCGACAACATGAGCGTGTTTTCCGAAGACGATGATTTCGGTGCTCGCGTTAGGCTGACATACGTTTTCTAA